In Sphingobacteriales bacterium, the following proteins share a genomic window:
- the nikR gene encoding nickel-responsive transcriptional regulator NikR, with product MQVKRFGVSLEEDLLKKLDNLVKDLKFPNRSQAIRYLIQKQIVDKKWDSDEEVAGAIVLVYDHHKRDLQNQSTSLQHDFHDIILAVQHVHLNHDNCLETITLKGKASQLKELADRLIAIKGIKHGELVITNPE from the coding sequence GTTTCGCTGGAAGAAGATTTGTTGAAAAAGCTGGATAATCTGGTTAAAGACCTCAAATTCCCGAACCGTTCCCAAGCCATCCGCTACCTGATACAAAAACAAATAGTTGATAAAAAATGGGACAGTGATGAGGAGGTAGCCGGTGCCATTGTACTGGTGTACGACCATCATAAAAGAGATTTACAGAACCAGTCCACTTCACTTCAGCACGATTTTCACGACATTATTCTGGCTGTGCAACATGTCCACCTGAATCACGACAACTGCCTCGAAACCATTACTTTAAAAGGGAAAGCCTCTCAACTCAAAGAACTTGCCGACCGCCTCATTGCCATCAAAGGCATCAAGCATGGCGAACTGGTCATTACCAATCCTGAATAA